The Alnus glutinosa chromosome 10, dhAlnGlut1.1, whole genome shotgun sequence DNA window GGCGATGCTTTGCATACTGCTCCATATTTCCAAAGGATCATGCTTTCAAAAAAGATCAATTAGTCTTATTATGGATGGCGGAAGGTTTTTTGCCGCAACCCCAAAACATAACAATGGAAGAAGTTGGTGATGATTACTTCCTTGCTCTTGTATCGAGATCATTACTCCAACGATCCAAGAGCGATGAGCATGATGAATATGTAATGCATGATTTTGTCAGCGATTTGGCAAAGTTTATATCTAAAGAGTTTACTTTATGCCACAAAGATGACTATTCTTGTGAAATTCTAAGCAAGACTTGCCATTTCTCGTATTCTTCTAACGATTTTGATATTAAGAAGTTAGAGATTCATGAATCTATCAGGTTGCGCACTATCATAGATTTAGATAGGTTGGGTAGTCATCATTTTATACATGGAGTCAAATTTTCGATGATAAGATGCTTACGGGTCCTTATTCTTTCTCCTTGGCAGTTATGTGAGTTGCCAGACTCAATTGGTAAATTTAAACATTTACGTTATTTGAGGCTTCATAACTATTGGATTAAAAGGTTGCCTGATTCCATATGTAAATTGTGCAATTTGCAAATATTGGATGTATCAGATTGTTGTGGTCTTGATGCCTTGCCAAGAGATTTGCATAAACTCATTAATTTACGTCATCTTGATGTTGCTGGAACTAAGATAAAGGAGATGCCAATAAATCTGGGTAAACTAAAATGTCTTCAGACATTACCTTCATTTATCGCTAGCAATAGTGGATGTGGCATTGAAGAGCTAGGGAAACTTACAAATCTTCGAGGATTACTTTCTGTTTTGGAGCTCCAAAATATTGAATCTCCATCGAATGCTGAGGGCAGAAGCTTGAGGGATTTGAAGTACCTTAAGAAGTTGGTATTGGGGTGGAATGGTGATACTAATGCGTCGGAAAGTCATAAAATCGTACTTAATAATCTCCAGCCCCATACAAACTTGGGAAGCCTCACTATCAAAGGATATGGGGGCACAAGTTTTCCATATTGGGTTGGGGATGCTTCATTCTCTAATATAGCATCTCTTCGTCTAGAAAACTGTAAATTTAGTTATAGCTTGCCACCACTTGGGCAACTACCCTCTCTGCAGAAACTCTCGATTGTTGGGTTGGATGGAGTTGTTACGATAGATCGTCAGTTTTATGGCAGTGGATCCCATTCGATGAAGCCATTTGGAGCCTTGGAATATCTATGGTTTTCTGATATGTTGGAGTGGAAGGAATGGTCTCCTTTTGAGGCTGAAAACGAAGGTCGAGCTTTTCCTAATCTTAGAGATCTTACGATTCGTGATTGCCCTAAGCTTACAAGTGGGTTGCCCGCCCATCTTCCTTCTTTAGACAAACTTGTCATTTATGGTTGTCCCCAGCTAGTGGCTTCAATCCCCAGGGCTTCTTCTCTATGTGAACTGGACTTTTCAATTTGCAATACGGTTCTATTAAGCGAATCGCTGACTGGAATAAAAAAGCTTAGAATTGGAAGCTGTCCGAAGTTGGAGCTCCCAATGCACTTGAACTATTCATCCCTTGAAATTTTGGAGTTGGACCGTTGTTGGTTTCTCAAGTCCTTTCCATTGTTCccaaagcttcttcttttgaaaATCTCGCGTTGTGAGTATCTAGAATCTCTTACTGTTGGAGAACAACATGAACAAGATTTACTCCTCTCGCAGATAGAAATCTGGCGGTGCCCtaattttgcatattttccaCATGGAGGATTGCGGACCCCTAACCTTAAAGATTTTACGATCAACGATTGTAGGAGTCTTCAGTCACTACCTGAAAAGATGCACATCCTTCTTCCCTCTCTTGAGGAATTGTATATAGAAGATTGTCCACAAGTTGAGTCGTTTCCTGAAGGGGGCTTGCCTTccaatttgaatgaaatttcCATCTTCGGTTGTGACAAACTCTTTGCGAGCCGGTTGGGTTGGGGTTTGCAAACTCTCCCGTGTGTTAGAAGATTCTCAATCGGTGACAAATCTGAAGATGCGGAGTCCTTTCCAGATGAGGGGTTGCTGCCTACCAATCTTACCTATCTATTCATCGGgaattttccaaatttgaaatatttggaCACGAAGGGGCTTAAACACCTCACTGCTCTTGAAGAATTGGTGATCACGAACTGCCCCAAGTTAGAGCGCATGTCAGAAGATGGGCTGCCTGCCTCCCTTTCAACTCGAAGGATCCACGGTTGTCCTTTGTTAAAGAAGAGTTGGAAAGGAAAGGAGAAGAATGGGGCAAGATTGCTCACGTCCCCAACAAATTTATTGGCTGGATGAGATAAGAGTCCAACAAGAGTCTCCACTTTCTTTTTCATAATATCCACTTGTACAGTCAGgtactttcctttttcttccaaCTAATATTTACCAGTACTTTAAACCATTTCTATTTGAATTCTTCTTAGCTACTACCTCTGATGAAACATAATGATTTGCACTCATGTTTATTCTTcctttattttcctttaataaTTATGCTATGATCGAAGTCATTTGTCTAATTTAACCCATCCAAAATCAGAAAAGAATTAAAAGCCCAAAAGAGTTCAAATTAGTTGGGTTCTAAGTGGTGTTTTGCCTTTTGGGCAGGCCATCATGTaatgaaatacaaaatcaataggCTTTGTTGATTGTGCCAGATCAAACTCTACACATTTTTCTGCATCTTCTTCTCAATTGCTGTCTTTCTCTTCCAATTCGCTTTGTTGATTGTGCCGGATCAAATTGGGTAAATTAAGGGTAACTGGTTCTGCCATTTTGAGTTCACTAGCATGAGTTACTTATTTTCTCCATTGAATAGAATAGAAAGCTATAATTTCCATATGAAAAGACTGAATAATTTGCTCTGTGACTACTTTGTCGAATGGTTTTCATCTTGCTGCATCAAGAGAACATCAAGACTAAACATAATTGTTTCATTTCCAAACGGAATAAAAATCTATGAACCCCCGTCCTTCATTGTCATGCATATGCTCTTTCTCTTCATACTCGCTATCTTTCCCATGTTCATTATTGCTGACCTAAAATCCGAAAGGAAAGCCCTCCTTGATTTTGTTGCTAATATCCTTCATGCCCGAAAACTCAATTGGAATTCTGCGTTGAATAgaatagaaagaaaatgaacCAAAAGCACCAAAAAACTTGCTTAATGGTTACTGGTAAGGGTACTTTcctcttgttttttcttcttttattttcgtTTAATAATTCTGTTTTGATTTGAACATGAATTTCCAATTTAACCaatcaaaaacaagaaaataattaaaagccCAAAATATCTCATATCAGATGGGTTTTGAGCGGTGTTTACCTTTTATTAGCAGGTCATCTGGAGTGAAATACAAGCTGTACTTGTGTGCTCATGGCTTTGCTGCAGATGGTCAACCGCTCCTAGGCCTTTGTTTTTGTATTCTCAATGGGTTCCATTCTCTTCATCAATTGATATCATGTCATCTTTCAATAGGCTTTGTTAATTGTGCTGGAGCGAGCTGGGTTAAGAGTATTTGATTCGGCCATTTAGAGTTCATTATTGTGATATTGGCTCTGCGGCATTGGTATGAGAACTCTGAAACGGTGTAAACATTCTGTTGGCATGTCTTTTTGCTTTGGTGGCAAACTCCTCTGCTGCAGGTGTTCCAACTGGTGGGTCAATGGTACGTGTATTTAGTGGGCAGTGTCTCTTTATCGAAGACATTGCCCATTAAATATCACTCTCATTATCACTCTCATTCAGATTAGGAATCATATATTGTTAAATgactttttattttacttatcaaaaaaaaaaaaaggtgacttTTTATTTAACTTGGATTCACCCATTGTTTTACTTTTccatttttgtgaaaatgatgtaCATGTTTGTACTAAATATGCCCCAGTTTACTAGAAACCTGCCACCATAATATTGACAAGACTGTTTTATGGTAACATTGTGCTTGTTTGTGCTATTATTATTCAATGTGCTATTATTATTCAATGTGTTATTTCTGCTGATAAGATTTGCTGCTTTACCAGGCTTTGGACTATGGTATATCAGAATGCTCTTCAAATCATTGCCGTTACTTGGATGGCCGGCTTTCTCCATTTGGTTGGAGATGAAAATTTGTAGTTCATGGATTATAATAAAGATCTCGAGGAAAGAGTGTCGGATTCATACTCACTATTGAGTCTCTTGAAGAGTTAAGGTGTGAAATCTTTCACCAATTCACcctctgaaaatatttttctaaagaaTGACAGTTGTATGCGAAAACTCTTCTTAAAAATTTCCCTCTTCTATGACCATGAAATTACAAAAAGTGAGTTCTGCATCAGAAACCTTAGACAAGCTCTTTTCTCCTAACTAGAAAGACAGCtgagtacaattttttttgggcCGCTTTAAAAGCTAAAATTTGTTTAGATGTTATGATGCTCCCATGATTCTTCCCCAATGGgcttaaaaatcaatattttgaaTCCTTATGAGCTGAAtactttcttttgtttcctttagtCTTAccaatttttcctttcttttttccaacAGATTGTGTTTCCATGCTCTCATCATGGGATAAAGAGTTGCTCGACAATCTCCACAATCTCTCCCTGGTAACATGGACAGCAAATGAGCAGCTGTTTCAATATTAACAAGCAGCCGGAGGCGAAACTCAAGATAATATATTCTAGTTGGTTTTTCTTGTTTCTGCCTGGTTCAGTAAAGCGAATGATAAAGACAATGCTTAATGTGATATTGAATTAAAGATGGCACATATTCCTTATAGTATCCAAGTGTTGGATTGACAACTTTTTCACATGAGTGGATATCTTCTTGGAGTGATGAtcctttaatttctttgatGTGAAAAGGCATGCTTCTCAAGAGATTGTTGTTGCAAGAACAAGAGAGCACCAGTActgttttcttcttggttttcgAGGAGccaaaacaatagaaaaaaagGAGAGGTCAAGTAGTTCTCAAACCGAGCACAAAGGCAAATCCTATGTTGGTCCTCTTCAGGTTAGCTTTGTACTTTACAGATACATTTAGACTTGTATATTCTTTCACAGAAGGCTtatttgcttttgttgtttCAATAGGATTTGATGGCagagactatttttcttgccgAGGAATTTAGACAAAAGCAATTCGGTGCATTTTTGTGTATGCTTGTTGAGAAATATCCTGAAATTTTAGCAAGTCAATGGCTTTTAACAGTGGCACTGGTCCATTGGAGTATCAACTTTTGGAATCTGATGAGTTGCTACCTGAACTTGTGATATTAAGGGATCATATTTCACTTTCTACAGAACTCGGTATGCGTTGTTGGTAATATCTTTAATTTAGTGATAGAACCCGAGTGCTTGCTGTATGAAATTCCTtgttgtttcttcttttctgttacatttttggcatgttatttttcattttgtttttcactTGATAATTAGAACAATCCAGTTTCCATCTAATCTATCAAAGATGGATGACATTTctagttattttaaaaatagcgCAGAATCATATGGTAAATTCTCTCTTGAATATTCTATTTCTATGGGGAAAccctgttatatatatatatatattaacctcTATATTTAGTTTCTGTTAATGAATTTTCTGTGTTTGTTGCAGAGAAATAGGCTAGGGCTATGGCTattaaaaattcttgcttggtTGATACCCTTTGATCAATTATCAGGTGTTTTATTTGTGCATCTCTTTTCAATGTAATTATACTGGCTTCAACTACTGTTTAATTGGCAACATTTTAGCATTGCTTTGAGGATGCTCCTCTGCATCGATCCACTCGCCAGAACCCTAACACCAACTCCGACGAGATCTGCCACagaagagaaagaggagagTTGGAGTGATTGACCGACGAAGAAAGCCCACGCTACACTGAACAAGTTTATAAAagtggtgcaagtaaaattaaTTCCCTTCGTCCTATATATGCCTGTGCCTGCAGCTTTTTAACACTCGTTGGTTTTTATAGGGCTTTGATATTGATAGCATGCCTGAGGTCAGGGGTTTTGGTTTAATTCACCCACGCGATCTAAGCGATAAGGATCAATACAGCCACTGCGAAAGATTTTCGCAGCATGCAATCAACGTATACCACAGGCGCAAACAGCAAAAATCTTCGGACAAGGTATAGCTATAGGTCTTTACTTCTCCTGGAGTACAGAACTAAATATTGATGGTGACTTTTGTGTGTAGCCTCAAACTCCTCTACTGGAGTTTgtgaaggtatttttttttttttataagtaaataaagttttattgaagGTATTGAAAGCAATATTAATGGGTTAGGCTTGTGATTTGATCAGGTATTATATAACCTTTGAGACCAAGGATTTTGCTGATGGAGGACAGATTAAGACCTATGAAACCTTGGTGCGTTGCAGGGAAGCCCCCATGCATAGATGTTAACTTCTCCGTGGTGTTTATCAGGGAGTTTAAACGGCGTGTGAAAGGTAAGAGAAATAATATTACATTTAAAAGgagattttgtttcttttagaaGTGTTTTAAAGATAAATTTTGGTTTACAAACTGAAACAGGGGATCAAGTTATTGGTATTCACTCAGCTAAGTTCTATCGGGAGGTTCACATGCAAATTCAGCGAAGAAGCAGTACTGTTCAAATCCAGGTACAGTTCTTTATAATACATAAACTTAATTTAGGTTGCAAAACTCAAGACAGTAAGTCCTAgttgttttcttttgcttctgTTGTGCCTATGCAACTTCTGGCTACCTAAGCTGAAGCGAATGATCAAGACAAGGCGGCATATGAAATTGAACTAAAGAAGGGGCTGATTCCTTCAGTATCTACTACTTAGAATAAAGACGTATTGACGGGTGTTGATCATTGGATTTCTTCTCCAGTTGCTTAGTTGCTTATACATACCTACTTGGTGAGATCTTTTTGTTGCTATTATTGAAATCCACTTTTTTATAGTGACAGATTTATGCTTAATCCAAGAATGCATATATTCTTGATGTGTTAGTAGGCTCTCGATATTTCTTTAGAGAAGACATTGTAAACTCGTTAATATCGTTGATAGTGAAAGATTTAACTGGACTAGGTCCTGTGGTTTTTCCCTTCGCATTGGAGAGTTTTCCAAGTAAAAATCTTGTCTTGTTTGTGAGTtgcttgattaaaaaaaaatctcccacAATGTTTACCAAACGAGGCCAATATTGACTTCACTAACATAAATATAAGATGACTAGTAAGACTTTAAGGTTCAACATTTTCTAGTACAtacgccaaaaaaaaaaaaaaaaaaaaaaattatttaacacATCTATTTAACATGTTCCAATTTATAAGAATTAAACTTtatgaatttcaaaatttatttaacatgTGGGTGGGGTTTATACTGTTGAGTAAAGAAATGTTGTTCAAAACAATCTTAGAAGTTGGAAAtgtggttttggccacccctaGGCCAGCCGAATGGGGGTAGCCGGGCCACGGCTATACTCaagggtggtttcggccacgcCCATTTGGCCACTTGGTTGGTTCGTTCGTTCGTTGCTCATACATACCCACTTGGTGAGatctttttgttgttcttgttgaaatccacttttttaaagtgacAGATTTATGCTAAATCCAAGAATGCATGTATTCTTGATTTGTTGGTAGCCTCTCAATATTTCTCTAGAGAAGACATTGTAAACTCATTATCGTTGATAGTAGAAGATTTAACTGGACTAGGTcctatggttttatttttttattttttataagtaagaaaattcattaaaaaagcataaggcgcccctaagtacacaagaagtatacacaggaacaacccagCTAGCCTATAGAAGAGAACCCaataaaacccacaagaaacccaaaatacaatagAACCCCCATCAAAATACAGTAGaacccaacaaacacccaaaataaagagaatacccccaaacaaaatacccaaaccTGGCTAGAAGCACCCTAACCCAAGAGACCTGCCAAAACCCACTAGGAACCCGAacaaccctcccaaaaaaaaccccaacaaACCCGAAACCCAAGAGAGAGACCCAAAAACCAACCAAAAGCAACCCAAAAAACATAGGAAAACCCAGAAATATagggaaataattaaaaaaaaaaaaaaaaaaaaaaggaggagaaagCAGACGCCGGCGAGTGACGCCACGCGCGCCGACGAGGCACGGAATCAGCCGGTGGAACCACCAAACGGCACGAAAACTGATGGAGAGGCCACCAGAGGGACGCGTGCGCGGAGAAGAGGCTCCATACCCCGTAGATCTAACtcaatcttaaaaaaataataagaagaagaagagtgatTGATGCACAACAACATTGCACAAGTTGTGCACAACACAAGACAcatggggtgggacccatgCGGTGGGTCCCACCCCATGTGTCTTGTGTTGTGCACAACTTGTGCAATGTTGTTGTGTAAGAGTCTTttctctaataataataattaaaaaaaaccctcaacCACGCACAACGGCGGGGCGGCCATCCACAGAATCAGCGACGACGGATAAGACCGAAAGAAGCCGGCGATGCCTCAGGCGGAGCGCGTGTGTGCCGGAGAAGACCCATCCaccgaagaagaagagaaacccaagaagaagaggaacccaaaacaaaagaccaaaaagaagaagaagaacctagAACCAGAAGAGGAGAGGAGACCTCCTCTCCTCACAAATCGAATCAGAAAGGAGAtctagtgtttttttgaaaGGGAGACAAGAGAGTTTTTCAATTAACCACCCTATGAATCCGTTGCACCAGCCCACAAAATCACAAGATCTATAGTGAGAGGCAAGGCCAAAAAACCCAATACCGAGCTAATCTTAGGTAGGCTCAACGTTGCACACCATCATAGAATCACAATTCTTTCAGCTTTGAGACTCGATCTAAGAGGTAAGGCAAAATAAAGTTATTAGATCCACAAactcaaaagaaagagagacaagcaaagagatagggagagagttGCTTTTGGACAGGTAATCCGGAATGAAATACAAACTCTACTCGTTGCAGATGGTCAACTGCTACGCATTTTTTTGCATCTTCTTCTCAATTGTTGTCATTCTCTTCCAATAGGCTTTGTTGATCGTGCCGGATCAAACTGGGTTAAGGGTAATTGGTTCTGCCATTTTGAGTTCACTAGCATGAGTTACTTAGACAAGGGTACTAAGAAATAGTTTAGGAATTGATGCATGCAATAAGAACTTAGACCTATTCCCACCCACCTTTCTCATTTTCTTGTAGTTGATTCTATTGCCTGTGAATCCATTATCCTAATACCACTTTCCATAACCATCTCTTTTATGCAGCTCCACTGAGAGCTCTAAAATGCTGTCTATACGTTTTGTTTGGGCGTCCTTTTTTCTTTGGTGGCAAACTCCTCTAGTGATGGTGTTCTAGCTGGTGGTTCAGAGGTATATTCATTGATTAGCGTCTCTTAGTGCTTTTATGATCAATTTGTATGATCATTTTTTCCTCTTGGTCAGAAGAAATATGTTTATGCGCATAACTTAGTTGCCGAAGATAGTTTGGTCAGAAAATTGGCAAAATTGACTGATAGTCACTGATACACCTTTCTTAAGCTCTAATGATACTTTACTACCCATGGTTCAGAACAATCGCAACAAGAACCAGATGAATATGAGCAGAGTGCTGACCCAGTATTGATGATTGTGTCCAATGTGCTTGAATTGATGGCTGATGCTTTAGTTATTACTCATGTTGGTGGTGTATCTTGTGGGAGAGCACGTGAGTTGATACACTTTGAGATGTGCCGGTCACCTTTCCTATAGGTAGTTAAAAAATTCATCTTGAAGAACtgaatctttttctttaatgaacGTATGGATCTATGTAAAAGCATAAGAGATAAAGGATGATAGTCTATTTTATGAACTCATTGTTCACAATGTATTTTTGAAGGGCTCTTTCATTACATGGGTCTTTTTCACTTTCAGGTTGTTTTTGAAATGATGAACAATGATCTCTTAGCATTGTAAACACCATGGGTATGTTTGGCAAGTTACAATACAATGCAGAATCGCGCAAAACCATTTTCAAccttattttcacatttttcaaaaacaatcaacatcaaaacatttcaactttttttacttttaatattacatcaataattttttattactcttcaaataaaaaaaatccactacaatacaatatttttttacttttctatacaagttttttttactttatatcacatctatcacttttacTAACTCCAAAATTAGCTCCCCACTATTCTTTTCTGCACAGTACTTTGCCAAACATACCCCATGTCCTTGTAATACTGAAAAGAAAATCTTGCTCTTCTCCTAGTGTAAGTTTCTGTTGCTGTTgaaaaaaagttttctttttgatattGCTCCTCTTAGGAAACAGAACCATTGTATATTCTGCTTTGTGTTCCTGGCAGAACGTATGGTGGAAATTATCAACATCCTTCTGgttctctttatttttgaagGATAAGGATGCCCCTGCTCCGTATCAGCCACCAAATACATTCTCTCCATCCCAGACACCTTCCCAAGTACTGTATTATACGGTACATCTAGTACAAAtgtatgttttctttttgatattGCTCCTCTTAGGAAACAGAACCATTGTATATTCTGCTTTGTGTTCCTGGCAGAACGTATGGTGGAAATTA harbors:
- the LOC133879738 gene encoding putative disease resistance protein At3g14460, with amino-acid sequence MFFGVCKKLKIPCIPVSFCSALCNHLPSFPLIISKQDNNMVETAIAAAGMFISPIVQVFFQRMASGDFVDLFRGRKLDDGLLTRFEIKLLSVNAVLKDAEDKQFTRPDVKVWVDAVYDAVYDAEQVLDEISTKAQQRKLDAEFGNFGSKVRNSISRSTSRFVKKVEKQIEKLLKRLDFLVNEKENLGLREGTVGGNPSERLPTTSLVDESRIFGRDGDKKAIINSLLSDGASGDEMGPGVIAIVGMGGIGKTTLAQLVYNDDRLKGHFEHKAWVCVSDPFNVSMVMRTIIEAVPSRSPCDIKDNLDRLQNELKERLIGKKFLVVLDDIWEKNEDKWEVLRIALKFGAQGSKVIVTTRDHEVAKIMHGKYHPITDLSKNDCLSLFAKYALIPNGNFNAYPQLKEIGSQIIKKCKGLPLAITAIGGLLQSNLCVDEWNKVLRSELWDSPITDTNILPALILSYKYLSLRLRRCFAYCSIFPKDHAFKKDQLVLLWMAEGFLPQPQNITMEEVGDDYFLALVSRSLLQRSKSDEHDEYVMHDFVSDLAKFISKEFTLCHKDDYSCEILSKTCHFSYSSNDFDIKKLEIHESIRLRTIIDLDRLGSHHFIHGVKFSMIRCLRVLILSPWQLCELPDSIGKFKHLRYLRLHNYWIKRLPDSICKLCNLQILDVSDCCGLDALPRDLHKLINLRHLDVAGTKIKEMPINLGKLKCLQTLPSFIASNSGCGIEELGKLTNLRGLLSVLELQNIESPSNAEGRSLRDLKYLKKLVLGWNGDTNASESHKIVLNNLQPHTNLGSLTIKGYGGTSFPYWVGDASFSNIASLRLENCKFSYSLPPLGQLPSLQKLSIVGLDGVVTIDRQFYGSGSHSMKPFGALEYLWFSDMLEWKEWSPFEAENEGRAFPNLRDLTIRDCPKLTSGLPAHLPSLDKLVIYGCPQLVASIPRASSLCELDFSICNTVLLSESLTGIKKLRIGSCPKLELPMHLNYSSLEILELDRCWFLKSFPLFPKLLLLKISRCEYLESLTVGEQHEQDLLLSQIEIWRCPNFAYFPHGGLRTPNLKDFTINDCRSLQSLPEKMHILLPSLEELYIEDCPQVESFPEGGLPSNLNEISIFGCDKLFASRLGWGLQTLPCVRRFSIGDKSEDAESFPDEGLLPTNLTYLFIGNFPNLKYLDTKGLKHLTALEELVITNCPKLERMSEDGLPASLSTRRIHGCPLLKKSWKGKEKNGARLLTSPTNLLAG